One stretch of Pedobacter riviphilus DNA includes these proteins:
- a CDS encoding regulatory protein RecX — protein MQKAIYSIDDDDYIQTIEKLALKKAEGLNENDPFKRKNKLMSYLQAKGFETDLILLVLKASNLN, from the coding sequence TTGCAAAAGGCAATTTATAGCATCGATGATGATGATTATATACAAACCATCGAAAAATTAGCTTTAAAAAAAGCAGAAGGTTTAAACGAAAATGATCCGTTTAAAAGAAAAAATAAGTTGATGAGCTACCTTCAGGCAAAAGGTTTTGAAACTGATTTAATTTTACTTGTACTGAAAGCCAGCAATTTAAATTAA
- a CDS encoding HAD-IC family P-type ATPase, with amino-acid sequence MEHVKATIDPKLDEQVSTAQKQGKTVSYLAVGNKAIGFVVISDKIKPSSAAAIRKLQNKGIKVVMFTGDNKDTARAVSETLGLDGFKAQMLPEDKLNEIKKLQGEGKKVAMAGDGINDAPALSQADIGIAMGTGTDVAIQSAAITLVKGDLNGIAKASLLSRKVMANINGNLFFALGYNILGIPIAAGILYPFFGILLSPMIAALAMSFSSVSVILNSLRLRNAKID; translated from the coding sequence TTGATCCTAAATTAGATGAACAGGTTAGTACGGCTCAAAAGCAGGGTAAAACAGTTTCTTATCTCGCTGTAGGAAATAAAGCAATTGGATTTGTTGTTATTTCTGATAAGATCAAGCCTTCCAGCGCGGCGGCAATCCGAAAACTCCAAAATAAGGGGATCAAGGTAGTCATGTTTACAGGCGACAATAAGGATACAGCAAGAGCGGTAAGCGAAACCCTAGGTTTGGACGGCTTTAAGGCTCAGATGCTGCCAGAAGATAAGCTCAATGAAATAAAAAAACTACAGGGGGAAGGCAAAAAGGTAGCCATGGCAGGTGATGGCATCAATGATGCACCTGCACTTTCCCAGGCTGATATCGGTATAGCAATGGGCACGGGAACAGATGTAGCGATCCAGAGTGCCGCGATCACATTGGTAAAGGGAGATTTAAATGGGATCGCAAAAGCAAGTTTGTTGAGTCGCAAGGTCATGGCCAATATAAATGGAAACCTGTTTTTTGCCCTTGGATACAATATATTAGGCATTCCGATAGCGGCAGGTATTTTATATCCGTTTTTTGGGATTTTGTTATCTCCAATGATCGCTGCACTCGCGATGAGCTTTAGTTCCGTTTCTGTTATCTTGAATTCCCTGAGATTGAGAAATGCAAAAATTGACTAA